A section of the Oryzias latipes chromosome 10, ASM223467v1 genome encodes:
- the LOC105354885 gene encoding zinc finger protein 668 isoform X1 encodes MESARSAFHAQLAAVMDSLLAAAVCEIAKIFESSLCQHQAELTLKAEEISALRCKLEKVERRQKMEKEVASGEREGNCRHQTPTASSSGFWLKREVFSPTDPVERHGENLNKLKKEELDPDGVALKRECVESQYKLGSVAVQAPDEEQTLTDVLPASQPKSKHSDWDQSSCKTDHMSPEDQARLPFLSISDSGRCSPRPDLSLPQPEERVPGQRATRDGVQENLLAGGVGCSSLVSTAVTAPSSFQSVYQSDEDSKEEDNKFTFMDHQSEEQNSDQNAVQDHGVGQRGDNPRVPSCESPWQNREDGATTAPYIRSWRVTSPDSRDSLQPQTIAVRTTNSLGYLPAQSEGNARPYTCPYCTKCFTYPSHHRRHLLRHTGVRLHPCQFCDKSFLTPSELTVHTRTHTGERPFACAQCGKRFARSGNLRAHQRDVHMRKRPFACEECGKRFAHRGNLRMHNHRVHQGDPYYMDEQPESELGSSPI; translated from the exons ATGGAGTCTGCGCGGAGTGCTTTCCACGCTCAGCTGGCCGCCGTCATGGACTCGCTGCTGGCCGCAGCTGTTTGTGAGATCGCCAAGATCTTCGAGAGCAGCCTCTGTCAACACCAGGCGGAGCTGACGCTGAAGGCGGAGGAGATCTCAGCCCTCCGCTGCAAGCTGGAGAAAGTCGAGAGGAGGCAGAAGATGGAGAAGGAGGTGGCATCGGGAGAAAGGGAAGGAAACTGCAGACATCAGACTCCCACAGCATCATCATCAG GCTTTTGGTTGAAAAGGGAGGTGTTTTCTCCAACAGACCCAGTTGAAAGACACGGTGAAAACctcaacaagttaaaaaaagaggagcTTGATCCGGATGGAGTTGCCCTGAAACGTGAG TGTGTTGAATCCCAGTATAAGCTGGGATCAGTGGCTGTCCAAGCTCCAGATGAGGAACAGACTTTGACTGATGTCCTTCCTGCCTCACAGCCTAAGAGCAAAC ATTCTGACTGGGATCAGAGTAGTTGCAAAACTGACCACATGTCTCCTGAAGATCAAGCCAGGCTCCCTTTTTTGTCCATATCTGACAGTGGGCGCTGCTCTCCTAGGCCTGATCTCAGTTTACCTCAACCAGAAGAAAGGGTCCCAGGACAGCGTGCCACCAGAGATGGGGTTCAGGAGAATCTGCTGGCAGGTGGTGTCGGCTGCTCATCTTTAGTCAGTACTGCTGTTACAGCACCATCCAGCTTTCAGTctgtttaccaatcagatgagGATTCCAAAGAAGAGGACAACAAGTTTACCTTTATGGATCATCAGTCTGAGGAGCAGAACTCCGACCAGAACGCAGTGCAGGATCATGGTGTCGGACAAAGGGGGGACAATCCACGGGTCCCTTCTTGTGAATCGCCATGGCAAAACAGAGAGGATGGAGCGACCACAGCCCCTTACATTCGATCGTGGCGGGTCACAAGCCCTGACAGCAGAGACTCTTTGCAACCACAGACTATTGCTGTGAGAACCACAAACAGTCTCGGTTACCTCCCAGCGCAGAGCGAAGGAAATGCACGGCCTTACACCTGCCCCTACTGCACAAAGTGCTTCACTTACCCCTCCCACCACCGCAGGCACCTTTTGCGGCACACAGGAGTCCGTCTGCATCCCTGCCAGTTCTGTGACAAAAGCTTCCTCACGCCATCTGAGCTGACGGTGCACACTCGCACGCATACAGGAGAGCGGCCTTTTGCCTGTGCGCAGTGCGGAAAACGCTTTGCCCGCAGTGGTAACCTGCGAGCTCATCAGCGGGACGTTCACATGCGAAAGAGGCCCTTTGCATGTgaagaatgtggaaaaagatTTGCCCACAGGGGGAACCTGAGGATGCACAATCACAGAGTCCATCAGGGAGATCCGTACTACATGGATGAACAGCCAGAGTCTGAACTGGGCTCTAGTCccatttag
- the LOC105354885 gene encoding zinc finger protein 668 isoform X2, whose product MESARSAFHAQLAAVMDSLLAAAVCEIAKIFESSLCQHQAELTLKAEEISALRCKLEKVERRQKMEKEVASGEREGNCRHQTPTASSSDPVERHGENLNKLKKEELDPDGVALKRECVESQYKLGSVAVQAPDEEQTLTDVLPASQPKSKHSDWDQSSCKTDHMSPEDQARLPFLSISDSGRCSPRPDLSLPQPEERVPGQRATRDGVQENLLAGGVGCSSLVSTAVTAPSSFQSVYQSDEDSKEEDNKFTFMDHQSEEQNSDQNAVQDHGVGQRGDNPRVPSCESPWQNREDGATTAPYIRSWRVTSPDSRDSLQPQTIAVRTTNSLGYLPAQSEGNARPYTCPYCTKCFTYPSHHRRHLLRHTGVRLHPCQFCDKSFLTPSELTVHTRTHTGERPFACAQCGKRFARSGNLRAHQRDVHMRKRPFACEECGKRFAHRGNLRMHNHRVHQGDPYYMDEQPESELGSSPI is encoded by the exons ATGGAGTCTGCGCGGAGTGCTTTCCACGCTCAGCTGGCCGCCGTCATGGACTCGCTGCTGGCCGCAGCTGTTTGTGAGATCGCCAAGATCTTCGAGAGCAGCCTCTGTCAACACCAGGCGGAGCTGACGCTGAAGGCGGAGGAGATCTCAGCCCTCCGCTGCAAGCTGGAGAAAGTCGAGAGGAGGCAGAAGATGGAGAAGGAGGTGGCATCGGGAGAAAGGGAAGGAAACTGCAGACATCAGACTCCCACAGCATCATCATCAG ACCCAGTTGAAAGACACGGTGAAAACctcaacaagttaaaaaaagaggagcTTGATCCGGATGGAGTTGCCCTGAAACGTGAG TGTGTTGAATCCCAGTATAAGCTGGGATCAGTGGCTGTCCAAGCTCCAGATGAGGAACAGACTTTGACTGATGTCCTTCCTGCCTCACAGCCTAAGAGCAAAC ATTCTGACTGGGATCAGAGTAGTTGCAAAACTGACCACATGTCTCCTGAAGATCAAGCCAGGCTCCCTTTTTTGTCCATATCTGACAGTGGGCGCTGCTCTCCTAGGCCTGATCTCAGTTTACCTCAACCAGAAGAAAGGGTCCCAGGACAGCGTGCCACCAGAGATGGGGTTCAGGAGAATCTGCTGGCAGGTGGTGTCGGCTGCTCATCTTTAGTCAGTACTGCTGTTACAGCACCATCCAGCTTTCAGTctgtttaccaatcagatgagGATTCCAAAGAAGAGGACAACAAGTTTACCTTTATGGATCATCAGTCTGAGGAGCAGAACTCCGACCAGAACGCAGTGCAGGATCATGGTGTCGGACAAAGGGGGGACAATCCACGGGTCCCTTCTTGTGAATCGCCATGGCAAAACAGAGAGGATGGAGCGACCACAGCCCCTTACATTCGATCGTGGCGGGTCACAAGCCCTGACAGCAGAGACTCTTTGCAACCACAGACTATTGCTGTGAGAACCACAAACAGTCTCGGTTACCTCCCAGCGCAGAGCGAAGGAAATGCACGGCCTTACACCTGCCCCTACTGCACAAAGTGCTTCACTTACCCCTCCCACCACCGCAGGCACCTTTTGCGGCACACAGGAGTCCGTCTGCATCCCTGCCAGTTCTGTGACAAAAGCTTCCTCACGCCATCTGAGCTGACGGTGCACACTCGCACGCATACAGGAGAGCGGCCTTTTGCCTGTGCGCAGTGCGGAAAACGCTTTGCCCGCAGTGGTAACCTGCGAGCTCATCAGCGGGACGTTCACATGCGAAAGAGGCCCTTTGCATGTgaagaatgtggaaaaagatTTGCCCACAGGGGGAACCTGAGGATGCACAATCACAGAGTCCATCAGGGAGATCCGTACTACATGGATGAACAGCCAGAGTCTGAACTGGGCTCTAGTCccatttag